One genomic segment of Hordeum vulgare subsp. vulgare chromosome 2H, MorexV3_pseudomolecules_assembly, whole genome shotgun sequence includes these proteins:
- the LOC123427988 gene encoding kinesin-like protein KIN-14I, giving the protein MASAAPQQQLGGPVNGGTAAATPLHGSAAPASANGGDGYDSDGSYNFAPPTPSTLSMSIPPELAGAIPLIDRFQVEGFLKAMQKQIQSSGKRGFFIKKSVGPQVREKFTLEDMLCFQKDPIPTSLLKVPNDLVSRSIKLFHVILKYMGVDSPAIISLEERIELVAKLYKHTLKRSELRDELFAQISKQTRNNPDRSWLIRAWELMYLCASSMPPSKDIGAYLSEYVHYIAHGATTDSDVRVLALNTLNALKRSVKAGPRVAIPAREEIEALLTSRKLTTIVFFLDETFEEITYDMATTVADAVEELAGIIKLSVYSSFSLFECRKIVNGSKSSEVGNEEYIGLDDNKYIGDLLSEFKSAKDRNKGEILHCKLVFKKRLFRESDEAVTDPMFVQLSYVQLQHDYILGNYPVGRDDAAQLTALQILVEIGFIDNPESCVEWISLLERFLPRQVAITRAKRDWELDIISRYQLMEHLSKDDARNQFLRILRTLPYGNSVFFSVRKIDDPIGLLPGRIILGINKRGVHFFRPVPKEYLHSAELRDIMQFGSSNTAVFFKMRVAGVLHIFQFETKQGEEICVALQTHINDVMLRRYSKARSGSATSTVSQNDVSQADKPPNAEMYDKRVQELSKVVDESQKKADQLRDELQRKTQQEREMQEELEGLRDTLQSERHIIKEVTSERDRLKSLCDEKESSLQVALVEKNRLETRLTNGQGHENNTKIDLSGNHCERDTLTTVGSVNSGIEMLTKLEEELKSCQKELAASKEVLKKLMIEKNMLEQRIQRLERAKSEEKSTMQRVYEDECRKLKAHTATLEKNLESTTQSLNVAESTLALRNTEVDTLQNTLKELDELREFKADVDRKNQQTAEILKRQGAQLVELESLYKQEQVLRKRYYNTIEDMKGKIRVFCRLRPLNDKEVSLKDKNIVCSPDEFTIAHPWKDDKSKQHIYDRVFDAYTTQEDVFEDTKYLVQSAVDGYNVCIFAYGQTGSGKTFTIYGSDNNPGLTPRATSELFRVIKRDGNKYSFSLKAYMVELYQDNLVDLLLPKNAVRQKLEIKKDSKGVVTVENVTVVNISSFEELKTIITRGSERRHTAGTNMNDESSRSHLILSIIIESTNLQTQSYARGKLSFVDLAGSERVKKSGSAGKQLKEAQSINKSLSALADVIGALSSDGQHIPYRNHKLTMLMSDSLGGNAKTLMFVNVSPAESNLEETYNSLMYASRVRCIVNDTSKHVSPKEIMRLKKLISYWKEQAGKRSEGDELEEIQEERISKEKADTRLAA; this is encoded by the exons ATGGCGTCGGCCGCGCCGCAGCAGCAGCTCGGAGGCCCCGTCAACGGCGGGACGGCGGCCGCCACGCCGCTGCACGGCTCCGCGGCGCCCGCCAGCGCCAACGGCGGCGACGGCTACGACAGCGACGGCAGCTACAACTTCGCGCCTCC TACTCCATCCACATTGTCCATGTCCATACCTCCAGAGCTTGCTGGAGCAATCCCGCTAATCGACAGGTTCCAG GTGGAGGGATTTCTCAAGGCAATGCAAAAACAGATTCAATCATCTGGAAAGCGTGGGTTTTTTATTAAAAAATCAGTGGGTCCGCAAGTTCGTGAGAAGTTCACTTTGGAAGATATGTTGTGTTTCCAAAAG GACCCTATTCCAACTTCGTTACTGAAAGTACCTAATGACCTTGTAAGCCGCTCAATTAAATTATTCCATGTCATATTAAAGTACATGGGCGTCGATTCACCCGCAATAATAAGTTTGGAAGAAAGAATTGAGCTTGTTGCAAAGCTTTATAAGCATACTTTGAAGCGGTCTGAACTTCGAGATGAGCTATTTGCGCAGATTTCAAAACAAACACGTAATAATCCCGATCG GAGTTGGTTGATAAGAGCTTGGGAGCTAATGTATTTATGCGCATCTTCCATGCCACCAAGCAAAGATATCGGGGCATACTTGTCTGAGTATGTTCACTACATTGCTCATGGAGCCACAACTGATTCAGATGTTCGAGTTCTAGCACTGAACACGCTAAATGCATTAAAACGTTCGGTTAAGGCAGGCCCACGGGTTGCAATTCCTGCACGGGAGGAGATAGAAGCTCTTTTAACCAGCCGGAAGCTTACAACAATTGTCTTTTTCTTGGATGAAACGTTTGAAGAGATCACTTACGACATGGCAACAACTGTTGCCGATGCTGTTGAG GAACTTGCTGGCATCATCAAACTTTCAGTATATTCCAGTTTCAGTCTTTTCGAATGCCGAAAGATTGTTAATGGATCGAAGTCTTCAGAAGTTGGCAACG AGGAATACATTGGGTTAGACGACAACAAGTACATTGGGGACTTGCTATCTGAATTCAAGTCAGCTAAGGATCGCAACAAAGGAGAAATTTTGCACTGCAAACTTGTATTTAAGAAGCGCCTCTTTCGTGAGTCTGACGAGGCTGTGACTGACCCGATGTTCGTTCAGCTATCATATGTCCAG TTACAACATGATTATATTCTAGGCAACTACCCAGTAGGCAGGGATGATGCTGCACAACTCACTGCTCTGCAAATATTGGTCGAGATTGGATTCATTGACAATCCTGAGTCCTGCGT TGAATGGATATCTCTTCTAGAGAGGTTTCTACCTAGACAAGTTGCAATTACTAGAGCAAAGAGAGACTGGGAGCTCGACATCATCTCACGCTACCAGTTAATG GAACACTTGtcaaaagatgatgcaaggaaccAGTTTCTCAGAATCTTAAGAACTCTTCCATATGGCAATTCAGTTTTCTTCAGCGTTCGGAAAATTGATGACCCAATAGGACTTTTACCTGGAAGAATCATTTTGGGAATCAACAAACGAGGG GTCCACTTTTTTCGTCCGGTTCCTAAGGAATACCTACATTCTGCAGAGCTGAGAGACATAATGCAGTTTGGGAGCAGCAATACTGCTGTTTTCTTTAAGATGCGTGTTGCTGGCGTCCTTCACATCTTTCAGTTTGAAACTAAGCAG GGTGAAGAAATATGTGTAGCACTTCAAACACATATAAATGATGTGATGCTCCGCAGATATTCAAAAGCACGGTCTGGCTCTGCTACTAGCACGGTTTCTCAGAATGATGTTTCTCAAGCAGATAAGCCACCAAATGCTGAAATGTATGACAAGCGCGTCCAAGAACTGTCAAAAGTAGTCGATGAGTCTCAGAAGAAAGCAGACCAG TTGCGGGATGAGTTACAGAGGAAGACACAACAAGAAAGAGagatgcaagaagaattggaaggGCTAAGAGATACCTTACAATCTGAACGACATATCATTAAAGAAGTAACAAGTGAGCGGGATAGGCTAAAATCCCTATGTGATGAAAAGGAATCTTCTTTGCAG gttgcaTTGGTGGAGAAAAATAGACTGGAGACCAGATTAACAAATGGTCAGGGCCACGAGAACAATACTAAAATAGACTTATCTGGTAACCATTGTGAAAGAGATACTTTGACGACCGTAGGCAGCGTCAACAGTGGCATTGAG ATGTTGACTAAGCTTGAGGAGGAGTTGAAATCATGTCAAAAAGAGCTTGCTGCCTCGAAAGAAGTATTAAAGAAGTTAATGATAGAAAAGAATATGCTTGAACAGAGGATTCAAAGGCTTGAAAGAGCAAAAAGTGAAGAG AAAAGTACGATGCAAAGAGTTTATGAGGATGAATGTCGTAAGTTAAAAGCTCATACAGCTACACTGGAAAAAAATTTGGAAAGTACAACACAGTCATTAAATGTCGCTGAGTCAACTCTTGCTTTGAGAAATACTGAGGTGGATACATTGCAAAATACTCTCAAGGAGCTTGATGAGTTAAGAGAGTTTAAAGCG GATGTAGACAGAAAAAATCAACAGACCGCTGAGATCCTTAAAAGGCAAGGAGCACAATTGGTTGAGCTTGAAAGTCTTTATAAGCAAGAACAGGTTTTGCGAAAGCGTTACTATAACACAATTGAAG ATATGAAAGGAAAAATAAGAGTTTTTTGTCGCTTGCGTCCTCTAAACGACAAGGAGGTTTCTTTGAAGGATAAAAATATTGTATGCAGTCCTGATGAATTTACAATTGCACATCCGTGGAAAGATGACAAGTCAAAGCAACATATATATGATCGTGTTTTTGATGCATATACCACCCAAGAAGATGTATTCGAGGACACGAAG TATCTAGTACAATCAGCTGTTGATGGCTATAATGTTTGTATATTTGCTTATGGTCAAACTGGTTCCGGAAAGACTTTTACAATCTATGGTTCAGACAACAATCCTGGTCTTACTCCAAGGGCTACGTCAGAACTTTTTAGGGTTATAAAGCGTGATGGCAACAAGTATTCATTTTCCTTGAAG GCATATATGGTGGAACTCTATCAAGATAATCTTGTGGACCTGTTGTTGCCCAAAAATGCTGTGCGACAAAAATTAGAAATAAAAAAGGACTCTAAG GGTGTTGTTACTGTCGAAAATGTTACAGTTGTAAACATTTCAAGTTTTGAAGAACTGAAGACTATAATCACAAGAGGTTCTGAGAGAAGACACACCGCTGGAACAAATATGAATGATGAGAGCTCGAGATCTCATTTAATCCTTTCAATAATTATTGAAAGTACCAATCTCCAAACTCAATCTTATGCAAGAGGAAAG CTAAGTTTTGTGGATCTTGCTGGTTCCGAGAGGGTGAAAAAATCTGGTTCAGCGGGAAAACAATTAAAAGAAGCACAGAGCATCAATAAATCCCTTTCTGCATTGGCTGATGTTATTGGTGCTTTATCTTCTGATGGCCAACATATACCATACCGGAACCACAAGTTGACAATGCTTATGAGTGATTCGCTTGGAGGCAATGCAAAAACATTGATGTTTGTGAATGTTTCACCAGCGGAGTCAAACTTGGAGGAGACTTACAACTCACTCAT GTATGCTTCACGAGTACGCTGCATTGTGAACGACACGAGCAAGCACGTTTCCCCCAAAGAAATCATGcggttgaagaagctgatttcttATTGGAAGGAGCAAGCAGGCAAGCGGAGCGAGGGCGATGAACTGGAGGAAATACAGGAAGAGAGGATATCAAAAGAGAAAGCCGACACCCGGTTGGCCGCTTGA